Sequence from the Streptomyces sp. R33 genome:
CCTGGCCCATCCGCAGTACGGGGCGATGACCGCGATCTCCAACCAGTACGCGGCGATGCCCTCGCTGCACTTCGGCTGGTCGCTGTGGTGCGGGGTCGTGATCATCACGCTCGCGCCGAAGGGCTGGCAGAAGCTGCTCGGTGCGCTGCACCCGGTGATCACGGTGTGCGCGATCGTCGCCACCGCCAACCACTGGGTGCTCGACGCGGTCGGCGGCGCGGTCGTCATCGGCGCCGGGTTCGGGCTCGTGTACGTACTGTCGGGGCCGCGCGGCGCCGCCTTGCCGGCCGGGCTGAGCGTGCCGCGGCCGCGCGAGCCGGAGCGCGTGGGCGCCGCCACGCGCAGCCGGGCCTGAGCGGGCCGGGCCTGAGCAGCCGGGCCTGAGCGACCGGGCCTGACGGGCGGAATCCGCAACGCGAAGGGGTGTCGGGGCAGGCCGTGTGCCCGCTCCGACACCCCTTCGGTGGATCGCCGCGTCCTGTCAGGATCCGCCGTAGGCGGCCCCTGCGCCACCCGGGGCGATCAGCGGGCCGCCGCCCCACCCGCGCAGAGCCCCTCCACGACGAGCGCGATGGCGGCCTCGGCGCTGTCGGCCTCGGCGATGACGGTGTTCAGGCTGGGGCTGCGCACCCGGAAGCGGCCGTCGGGCGTGGGCTCGACGGCGGGTGCCTCCACCTCGAAGGGGTGGCGGGTGCGGGAGCTGAACCACAGGGTCCACTGGCGGGTGAACGGGTACAGCCGGCGCAGCTGTGGCTGCGCGGCGGCGGCCTCGATGAGCTCGATGACACCGCGGCAGAGCGTCTCGGGCCCGCCGCGCTCCTGGATCAGCCGCCACGTCGTGGGCAGCCGCTGCCAGCGGGCATCCACCCGGTGAGCGGTGTCTGTATCGGCAGCGTGAAGGTTCATCCGCGCAGTGTGACGCTCCGCCGGTCTCAGGACAATGGTCCGGAAGTCAACAATCCGGCATACGTGCGCCCCCGATGCGCCCCATTCCCACGCCGGGAGCGCCCCCCGGCGCGCGTTCCGCGACATGCGTTCCCCGGCGTGTGCTCCCCGGCGGCATTCCAGCGGACGGCAGGGGCCGGGGCGTGGGAGGAGCGGCCCCTGCCGCCGTGGAACCGGTACGGCCACGGACACGCGCTCAACCGTGGCTGACCCGGAGCTCCTTGATGCCGTTGAGCCAGGCGGCGCGCAGCCGGCGCGGTTCCTCGCCGGTCAGCCGCAGGTCGGGCAGGGTGTCGGCGAGCGCGTTGAAGATCAGGTCGATCTCCATGATGGCCAGGGACTTGCCGAGGCAGAAGTGCGGGCCGCCGCCGCCGAAGCCGAGGTGCGGGTTCGGGTCGCGGGTGATGTCGAAGCGGTCGGGGTCGGTGAAGACCTCGGGGTCGTGGTTGGCGGAGGAGTAGAACAGCCCCACCCGGTCGCCCGCCTTGATCTTCTGGCCGCCCAGTTCGGTGTCCTGGGTGGCGGTGCGCTGGAAGGACACCACCGGGGTGGCCCAGCGGACGATCTCCTCGGCGGCCGTCGCCGGCCGGGTCGCCTTGTACAGCTCCCACTGGTCGGGGTGGGTCAGGAAGGCGTGCATGCCGTGGCTGATGGCGTTGCGCGTGGTCTCGTTGCCGGCGACCGCCAGGAGCAGTACGAAGAAGCCGAACTCGTCGGAGCCGAGGTTGCCCTGGCCCTCGGCCGCCACCAGCTGCGTGACGATGTCCTTGGCCGGGCACTCCTTGCGGGCGGCGGAGAGGTTCATGGCGTAGCCGATGAGCTCCATCGCCGCGTTGGAGCCGACCTCCTCGGTGATCGCGTACTCGGGGTCGTCGTACGCGATCATCTTGTTCGACCAGTCGAAGATGCGCAGGCGGTCCTCCTGCGGTACGCCGATCAGTTCGGCGATCGCCTGCAGCGGGAGCTCGCACGCGACCTGCGTGACGAAGTCGAAGCTGCCGTCCGCCGAGGCCTCCAGCGCCTGCGCGACGATCTTCCGGGCCCGGTCGCGCAGGGCCTCCTCCAGGCCGCGGATGGCCCGCGGGGTGAAACCGCGCTGCACGATCTGGCGTACGCGGGTGTGTTCCGGCGGGTCCATGTTCAGCATGATCAGGCGCTGGGCATCTATCTGCTCGCGCTGGATGTGCTCGTTGAAGCGGATGATCGCCGTATTGGTGGTGGAGGAGAACAACTCCGGGTGCGTGGATACGTACTTGACGTCCGCGTGCCGGGTCACGGCCCAGTAGCCCTCGTCGTCGAAGCCGGTGATGCCGCGCTGCTGGGGGCACCACCACACGGGTGCCGTCTGCCGCAGCTGTGCGAACTCGGGGAAGGGGACCCGGTCCTGGAGGAGGTCGGGGTCGGTGGCGTCGAAGCCTTCGGGCAGCGCGGGACAGGGCATCGGGCGACTCCAAAGTCTGACGGCCCATCAGAAGTTGGCTTGAAGGTAGTAACGAGTTCCAGAAGTGACAAGGGTCCTCGCGCCAACTGCTGCGTGTGGAATCCGTGTAAGCCGCGTGCAAGACCCTTGCGTGCCGGGCCTCCGGGTCATAAGACTGCGAGGAGAACTAGAACGCGTACTAGTTCGGGCGGGGCGCCGGGACGGCCCGCCGCGTCGGCACAGTGCAGGAGAGGACGAGCTCATGGCCGCGGAACCCGTCATCGTCGAAGCCGTACGCACCCCCATCGGCAAGCGCGGGGGCGCGCTCGCCAACCTCCACCCCGCCTACCTGCTCGGCGAGACGTACCGCGAACTCCTCGCCCGGACCGGAATCCAGCCCGACTGCGTCGAGCAGATCGTCGGCGGAACCGTGACCCACGCCGGCGAGCAGTCCATGAATCCGGCGCGCAACGCCTGGCTCGCCATGGGCCTGCCGTACGAGACCGCCGCGACCACCGTGGACTGCCAGTGCGGCAGCTCCCAGCAGGCCAACCACATGGTCGCCAACATGATCTCCGGCGGTGTCATGGACATCGGCATCGCCTGCGGCGTCGAGGCGATGAGCCGCGTGCCGCTGGGCTCCGGCTCCAAGCACGGCCCCGGCAAGCCCTTCCCGGACGAGTGGAACGTCGACCTCCCGAACCAGTTCGAGGCCGCCGAGCGCATCGCCCGCCACCGGGGCCTGAGCCGCGAGGACGTCGACCGGCTCGGGCTGCTCTCCCAGGAGCGGGCCGCCACCGCATGGGCCGAGGAGCGGTTCAAGCGGGAGACCTTCGCCGTCCAGGTCCCGACGACGGAGGAGGAGCAGCGCGCCGGGCAGGGCATGTGGCGGCTGGTCGACCGCGACGAGGGGCTGCGCGACACCAGCATGGAGGCGCTGGCCCGGCTCAAGCCGGTCATGCCGACCGCCGTGCACACCGCCGGGAACTCCTCGCAGATATCCGACGGGGCCGCCGCCGTGATGTGGGCCTCACGGAAGATGGCCCGCGCGCTCAAGCTCAAGCCGCGTGCCCGGATCGTCGCCCAGACCCTGGTCGGCGCCGATCCGCACTACCACCTCGACGGGCCGATCGACGCGACGCGGGCCGTGCTCGGCAAGGCGGGGATGTCGCTCAGGGACATCGACCTGGTCGAGATCAACGAGGCCTTCGCCTCCGTCGTCCTCAGCTGGGCCCAGGTCTTCGAACAGGACCTGGAGAAGGTCAACGTCAACGGCGGCGGCATCGCGCTCGGCCACCCCGTCGGCGCGACCGGGGCCCGGCTGATCACCACCGCGCTGCACGAGCTCGAGCGCCGCGACAAGGAATTCGCGCTGATCACCATGTGCGCGGGCGGCGCGCTGGCGACCGGGACGATCATCCAGCGGCTGTGAGCGGGCGCGGCGTCCACTGAACCCTGTGGGATGGGAAACAGAAGGCCCCGGTGGCCGGACCTGGGGAGGTCCGGCCACCGGGGCCTTCGCACTGCTCGTGCGGCCGAGCGCTCACTGGTGGCTTAGTACCAGTGGTTGGCCTGCCAGAAGTTCCAGGCGCCGACCGGGCTGCCGTAGCGGGAGTTCATGTAGTCCAGGCCCCACTTGATCTGGGTGGCCGGGTTGGTCTTCCAGTCCGCACCCGCGGAGGCCATCTTCGAGCCCGGCAGGGCCTGGGCCAGGCCGTAGGCGCCCGAGGAGGCGTTCGTGGCGGTGTGGTCCCAGCCGCTCTCGTGGGAAATGATCTTGTCGAAGGCGGCGAACTGGGCCGGGTCCTTGATCATCTGGTGCGCGATCGCCTTGGCGCTCGTCGGGGCCGCCTGAGCGGGAACCGTGGCGAGCATGGAGCCGGCGACGCCCAGGGCGACGATGGAGCCGGCGAGGGTCTTCTTGGAAGCGGCGATGCGACGGATGACAGCGTTGGACACGGATGAACCTTCCGAAGGGGACAAGGGCGGTCGCGGGCATGCCGAGGACATGCGTGAGCCACTCACGCGGAGGAGAGGGGTTCGTCGGGCGGGGGGCGAAGACCCCGCCGCCGTAGCGACAACACCAGTTAGCCAGGTCCCGGAGGCTCTGGCAACGACCCCGATTACTAGCCGTCCTCGCAGCCGGGGGCCTCGGGCCGTGGGGCGCTCTCGCCCGTGTTCGTGCAGGTGGGGGGCCGGTTTCCGGGTGGCGGGAGGAGCCTGCAGGGTCTACTACTGCGGGTCGTATGTGACGTGGGTCCTATGGGGTGAGTCACCGGGATACGGCCCGAATGTCACCTTATGTGTCCATTCGCTACACGAAATGGGGTGTGCGCGGGGCCACTTTCAACCCGAACCGAAGGAAACGGGTGCCTCGAACGCCGCTTTCCGCACCGCCCGCCGCAGCGCCTTCAGCAGCGTGCCGCCGATCGCGAGGGTCAGTACGACGGTCAGCGCGGCCCGGCCCAGGTCCCAGCCGAGCGAGGTCGCGGCGCAGTACGCGAGGAAGCGGGTCAGGTTGGCGGCGACCGGATCCCCCGGGTGGAACGAGATGCCCTGGCCCATGCCCTGCAGGAGCACCCAGCCCTGCAGGTTCATGATCGTGCCGTACGCGAACGAGCCCACGAAGCCGTACGCCGCCAGCATCAGCAGCTCCGCCCGGCCCCGGAGCCTCCTCCCCCAAGCTCTCGGCTTCGCTCGAGCAGGGGGGACCCCCATGCCGCCGGGCAGCAGGCCGGCGCCCAGCGAGAACCAGCCCATCGCCAGCATCTGGAACGGCATCCACGGCCCGACCCCGCCCGTGAGCAGGGCGGAGGCGAACATCGTGACCGAGCCGAGGACGAAGCCGAAGCCGGGGCCGAGGACGCGGCCGCTGAGCACCATCAGGAAGAACATCGGCTCGAGGCCGGCCGTGCCGGCGCCCAGCGGCCGCAGGGCGGCCCCGACCGCGGCGAGCACGCCGAGCATGGCCACCGCCTTGGCGTCCATGCCCTGGTCGGCGATGGTCGCGACGACTACGGCGACGAGGAGGGGGAGCAGCGCCGCGAAGAGCCAGGGGGCGTCCTGGGAGTGGGCGAGGCCGGACTGGCGGTCGGCGAGGAGGGGCCAGGCGAAGGCCGCGATGCCGATGAGGGTGACGAGGAGCAGGACGGCGGCGGCGCGGGGGCCGATGCGGAGGGGGCGGGCGGGGTGGGTCATGGGGTGACCTCTGCCTCTGCCTCTGCCTCTGCCTCTGCCTGTGCCTCTGTCGCTGCCTGTGCCTCTCTCGCTGCCGTTGTCTCTGCCTCGGCTGCTGTCTCTGCCTCGGCTGCGGCCAGGGCTTTCGCGACCTGGGTCACCGTGAGCCAGTGGCCCGGGGCCAGGACCTTGGCCACCTGGGGGGCGAAGGCCGGGGACGACACGACGACCTCGGCGGTCGGGCCGTCCGCGACGATCTCGCCGCCGGCCACGATCACCACCCGGTGGGCCAGCTCGGCGGCGAGCTCCACGTCGTGGGTGGCCAGGACGATGGCGTGCCCGTCGGCGGCGAGGCCGCGGAGGATCTCGATCAGGCGGGCCTTGGCGGCGTAGTCCAGACCGCGGGTGGGCTCGTCCAGCAGGAGCAGCGCGGGGCGGCCGGTGAGTACGAGGGCCAGGGCGAGGGCCAGGCGCTGGCCCTCGGAGAGGTCCCGGGGATGGGTGTCGTCGGGGACGTCCGGGAGCAGGTCGCAGACGAGGTCCCGGCAGGTACCGGGGGCCGCGCCGGCGTCGGCGTCGGCGGCGGAGCACTCGGCGGCCACGGTGTCGGCGTAGAGGAGGTCGCGGGGTTCCTGCGGGACGAGCCCGACGCGGCGGACCATCTCCTGCGGGGCGGTGCGGTGGGGGGTGCGGCCGGCGACGGTCACGGTGCCGGTGGTGGGGGCGAGCGTGCCGATGAGGGTGGCGAGGAGGGTGGACTTGCCGGCGCCGTTGCGGCCCATGAGGGCGATGGTCTCGCCGGGGGCCACGCAGAGGTCGATGCCGTGGAGCACTTCGGCGCGGCCGCGGCGCAGGGAGAGGGCGGTTGCCTTGGCCACCGGCTCTGCCGGGGTGGCGCCGCTGCCGCTGCCGCTGCCGCTGCCGCTGCCGCTGCCGCTTCGCGAGCCTGTGCCTGTGCCGGCTCCGGTGGCGGGGCCGGTCCCGGTCGCGGGGCTGCGGGCGGGCTCGCTCCGGCGGAGCAGGCGCGCCAGGAGCCCGGGGCGTGGGGCGGGGGCTCCGCCCCCGGACCCCCGCGCCTCAAACGCCGGCGGGGCTGGATGGCGCGGCGGAGCCGGGGTGCCCGGCGGGACCGGGGATCCCGGCTGGGGCGCGGAGGGGTGGGGGGTCGGCGATGCCGGGCGGGGCGCGGAGGGCAGCGGAGCCGGGGTGCCCGGCGGGGTCGGGGATCCCGGCTGGGACACGGGAGGCCGAGGGGAGGGCGGCTGGGCCGGGGCGGGCCGAGGGGTGGGGGACGCCGGGCGGGTCGGGGCCGGGGACGGGTGAGCCGGTCCCGGCGGGGATTGAGGGGCGGAGGCCTGGGCGGTCGCGGAGGTTGCCGGGGCCAGGCGGGACAGGAGAGAGGGGGACCGGCGGCGGGCGTCGCGGATCGAGAGGGGGAGGGGGGCCCAGTTCGCCAGGCGGCCCAGGGCCACCACCGGGGGGTGGACCGGGGAGACGGCCATGATCTCGGACGGGCTGCCCAGGACCGGCGCCGCGCCCGGGGCCGGGAGGAGGAGGACCCGGTCCGCGTACTGGACCACCCGCTCCAGGCGGTGCTCCGCCATCAGGACCGTCGTGCCCAGGTCGTGGACCAGGCGCTGGAGGACCGCCAGGACCTCCTCGGCGGCCGCCGGGTCCAGCGCCGACGTGGGCTCGTCCAGGACCAGGACCTTCGGGTGCGGGGTCAGGACCGAGCCGATCGCGACCCGCTGCTGCTGGCCGCCGGAGAGGGTGGCGATGGGGCGGTCGCGCAGCTCGTTCAGGCCCAGCAGGTCCAGGGTCTCCTCGACCCGTCGGCGCATGACGGCCGGGGCCAGGCCCAGGGACTCCATGCCGTAGGCGAGCTCGTCCTCGACCACGTCCGTCACGAAGTGCGCGAGCGGGTCCTGGCCGACCGTGCCCACGACGTCGGCGAGCTCGCGCGGCTTGTGGGTGCGGGTGTCACGGCCGGCAACGGTGACGCGCCCCCGCAGCGTGCCCCCGGTGAAATGCGGGACCAGGCCGGAGACCGCACCGAGGAGGGTCGACTTGCCGACGCCCGACGGGCCGACCAGGAGCGTGAGCTCGCCCTCCGGGATCACCAGGTCGGCATCGCGGAGGGTGGGCTGCGCGGCGCCGTCGTAGGTGACCGACACCTGCTCGAAGCGGATCACTGCGATGCCTCCTTCGGAGGTACGGGCGCCACGAAGGCGGGGAGCAGGCCGATCAGGATCGCGGCTGCCGGCCACAGCGGGAGCGTGGGGGTGACCAAGGGGACCACGCCGGGGAGGAGGGCGTCCGGGTCGACGGCCGCGGCGCGGATC
This genomic interval carries:
- a CDS encoding DUF6193 family natural product biosynthesis protein; the protein is MNLHAADTDTAHRVDARWQRLPTTWRLIQERGGPETLCRGVIELIEAAAAQPQLRRLYPFTRQWTLWFSSRTRHPFEVEAPAVEPTPDGRFRVRSPSLNTVIAEADSAEAAIALVVEGLCAGGAAAR
- a CDS encoding cytochrome P450; this encodes MPCPALPEGFDATDPDLLQDRVPFPEFAQLRQTAPVWWCPQQRGITGFDDEGYWAVTRHADVKYVSTHPELFSSTTNTAIIRFNEHIQREQIDAQRLIMLNMDPPEHTRVRQIVQRGFTPRAIRGLEEALRDRARKIVAQALEASADGSFDFVTQVACELPLQAIAELIGVPQEDRLRIFDWSNKMIAYDDPEYAITEEVGSNAAMELIGYAMNLSAARKECPAKDIVTQLVAAEGQGNLGSDEFGFFVLLLAVAGNETTRNAISHGMHAFLTHPDQWELYKATRPATAAEEIVRWATPVVSFQRTATQDTELGGQKIKAGDRVGLFYSSANHDPEVFTDPDRFDITRDPNPHLGFGGGGPHFCLGKSLAIMEIDLIFNALADTLPDLRLTGEEPRRLRAAWLNGIKELRVSHG
- a CDS encoding steroid 3-ketoacyl-CoA thiolase, whose amino-acid sequence is MAAEPVIVEAVRTPIGKRGGALANLHPAYLLGETYRELLARTGIQPDCVEQIVGGTVTHAGEQSMNPARNAWLAMGLPYETAATTVDCQCGSSQQANHMVANMISGGVMDIGIACGVEAMSRVPLGSGSKHGPGKPFPDEWNVDLPNQFEAAERIARHRGLSREDVDRLGLLSQERAATAWAEERFKRETFAVQVPTTEEEQRAGQGMWRLVDRDEGLRDTSMEALARLKPVMPTAVHTAGNSSQISDGAAAVMWASRKMARALKLKPRARIVAQTLVGADPHYHLDGPIDATRAVLGKAGMSLRDIDLVEINEAFASVVLSWAQVFEQDLEKVNVNGGGIALGHPVGATGARLITTALHELERRDKEFALITMCAGGALATGTIIQRL
- a CDS encoding transglycosylase SLT domain-containing protein, with the translated sequence MSSACPRPPLSPSEGSSVSNAVIRRIAASKKTLAGSIVALGVAGSMLATVPAQAAPTSAKAIAHQMIKDPAQFAAFDKIISHESGWDHTATNASSGAYGLAQALPGSKMASAGADWKTNPATQIKWGLDYMNSRYGSPVGAWNFWQANHWY
- a CDS encoding ECF transporter S component, with the protein product MTHPARPLRIGPRAAAVLLLVTLIGIAAFAWPLLADRQSGLAHSQDAPWLFAALLPLLVAVVVATIADQGMDAKAVAMLGVLAAVGAALRPLGAGTAGLEPMFFLMVLSGRVLGPGFGFVLGSVTMFASALLTGGVGPWMPFQMLAMGWFSLGAGLLPGGMGVPPARAKPRAWGRRLRGRAELLMLAAYGFVGSFAYGTIMNLQGWVLLQGMGQGISFHPGDPVAANLTRFLAYCAATSLGWDLGRAALTVVLTLAIGGTLLKALRRAVRKAAFEAPVSFGSG
- a CDS encoding ABC transporter ATP-binding protein — protein: MIRFEQVSVTYDGAAQPTLRDADLVIPEGELTLLVGPSGVGKSTLLGAVSGLVPHFTGGTLRGRVTVAGRDTRTHKPRELADVVGTVGQDPLAHFVTDVVEDELAYGMESLGLAPAVMRRRVEETLDLLGLNELRDRPIATLSGGQQQRVAIGSVLTPHPKVLVLDEPTSALDPAAAEEVLAVLQRLVHDLGTTVLMAEHRLERVVQYADRVLLLPAPGAAPVLGSPSEIMAVSPVHPPVVALGRLANWAPLPLSIRDARRRSPSLLSRLAPATSATAQASAPQSPPGPAHPSPAPTRPASPTPRPAPAQPPSPRPPVSQPGSPTPPGTPAPLPSAPRPASPTPHPSAPQPGSPVPPGTPAPPRHPAPPAFEARGSGGGAPAPRPGLLARLLRRSEPARSPATGTGPATGAGTGTGSRSGSGSGSGSGSGSGATPAEPVAKATALSLRRGRAEVLHGIDLCVAPGETIALMGRNGAGKSTLLATLIGTLAPTTGTVTVAGRTPHRTAPQEMVRRVGLVPQEPRDLLYADTVAAECSAADADAGAAPGTCRDLVCDLLPDVPDDTHPRDLSEGQRLALALALVLTGRPALLLLDEPTRGLDYAAKARLIEILRGLAADGHAIVLATHDVELAAELAHRVVIVAGGEIVADGPTAEVVVSSPAFAPQVAKVLAPGHWLTVTQVAKALAAAEAETAAEAETTAAREAQAATEAQAEAEAEAEAEVTP